Sequence from the [Bacteroides] pectinophilus genome:
CTCCATCATAACGGATACTTCTCTTGATAGTCAGGTATTGTTCCTCAAGATTAATATCCTGCCATGTAAGACCACAAACCTCACCGATGCGAAGCCCTGCGTAATATGCTATCTGAATTGGCAGTATTGCTGGGGGATTCTTTTCTTCAAGGTATTTTATTAACCTCTGGTAATCTTCGTGTGAAATTGGCTGAACACCTTCTTCAATGTCATCATCCGAAAATAAATCCACATCCTCCGCCTGTTTTTTCAGCTTGATATACTGCATTGGATTGAAAGTAATAAACTGCTTTGGAAATACTGCAAATCGGAAAGCCTGCTGTAATACAGCAGAAAATGAATGGATATAATCCTTGCTGTATCCCTTTTTGACAGTTCCATCCGGATATTCGCCACCAAATGTCAGTAAATCAAAGAATGACTGTAAATGTTCCGCAGTAACATTTTTTAACTTTCTGTCAGCAATAGGATGTTTCTTGATAACCCTTATTGCACCGAGATAGTTTTCAACAGTTCCATTGCTTAATGTCCCTGTCTTTAGTTCTTCCTCAGACCATAAATTAAGTAAATCACCTACAGTGAGATTATCTGTCTTAGCAACAAACTTTTTATTATCATAATCATCCATTGCCTGACGGAGCAGTTTTTCCGTTTCACTCTTGCTTTCTGTTCCAGCGTATTCTTTCTGAACCAGATTGCCGCTTTGATCTTCTACATAGAAGCGGTAGTACCATTTTTTTCCTTTTTTTCTTACAGATCCTTTTGCCATAATCGTGTTTCTCCTTTCGATATTCGACAATCGGAACTGATGAAATGCTTCTTGCGTGTAGGCATCTTATGGACAAGTCCATAAGCCAATTCGCCGCTCGTCAAATCTGTAAACAGCTTGACTCGCTTGTGCTCATTGTATCATAACTCCGGTTGTCGTTCTATACCGAATCGGAATTATCTTCTAAGAGATTGGATAGTCTCTGTGCCGCCACATCCGGATTCTTGGAATATGTTCTTATGATGTCAGCTATATCATTGAATGCGTTTACTGAGTGAGTAATCTCTCTCAGAAACATTATTTCGTTATATTCCTGATTGGATTCAAACCCCATCTTTGCTGCTACATCTGCATATTCTGTATTTCCCTTGAAATTATTGCAGGCATTGGTAAATGAATCAGCAAAGAGCTTGTATTCGTTTAATACTGCCAGCAACAGGTTCTTGGCAAAATCTCCTTCTGCGTTATCAAGGTTTGTTGGAAGGTTTTCGATAATACCTGTCATTGCGTCTTTTATAAGAAGTTCTTTCTTATCTGTTATATCTGTTTCGTAGCTGTCAGTTTCACCTTTGAGCCATTCCACAGATACATGAAGTGCTTCGGAAAGTCCTTCCAGTACCATCTTCTTGGTATTGTCGATTGTTCCGGCTTCATAACGCTGTATGGTGGAAGCGGTGACTCCCATCTTGTCTGCAACATAAGGTTGTGTAAGGTTTAATTCTGTTCTTCGGCTTTTAGCCCTCTCACCGATAATCCGGCGAAGTTCCTTATCCTTCATGTTGTCTGCCTCCTTTTTGATTATTCCTTTCGGTATGTTCATACTATATCATATAAAAATTAAAATTGCAATATGCAATACTATAATCATCTTTACAATTTCGTAACGCTTGACAATAAAATATAAATGCGATATACTGACAGAAAAAATAAATTGCATAATGCAATTTTAAAGGAGGCGGTTAAATGACGGAAAGAAAGATAGCTCTATCTATAGAAGATGCTGCCGACTATACAGGAATTGGAAGAAACACTCTGAGAAAACTTGTTGAGTGGGAAAAGCTTCCTGTTCTAAATGTCGGAAGAAAAGTTCTTATAAAAACGGATATGCTTGAAAAGTTCATGGAAGTAAACGAAGGTAGAGACTTGAGAGATAAGAGCAGCGTAAAACCGGTCACAAGAAAAGTGACAACTTAAGAGAGGCGGCTTCTAATGAAACCGCCTCTGATATATCAGACCGAAGCCATGATATACCTACACGCAAGAGGATTATAACATGTGCTTCTTCTGATATGCAACAACCAATTATTGGAATGGAAGGACAGGAAAATCACAAGATATCAAAGCCCTCGGCGTTTGAGAGCGAAATACACCCCTCGCACAAACCTGCGGTTTATGCTCAGCGTATTTCGCCCTTGCAGGGAGCAAAGCCACGCAGGCGTGACTTATACAAATGCTGTCGCATTTGGTTATGCCGGATACGGCAATAAGCCAACAACAATACCACTTATATTGTCTGTTCGTACTCCATTCCCACTAGCAGAGGAAGGAGAAGAAAGCACATTGACAACAAGACATTCATTTATACAGATGACCAAGCTGTCGAATGTCCGGGGAAGAATAACCTATATATCAAGCCATGCAAAGCAGGAACATCTGTATGCTGTCTATGAAACTACGGAAAGAAGTTACTGGACAGAACTTGCACGATGCAGCCAGCAGGAATTTAAGAAAAGCGGTGTTGAGGGAAATTGTATCGAGGCAAGAGAACTTATCATTGCCCTGCCTGAATCACTTTATGAACAGGGAATGCCCGATATGCTGCTAAAATCGTTTACGGATAAATTCAAAGAAAAGTATGGTGTGGAATGTGTTGCAGCACTTCACCACAATAAGCGTATGACAAATTTCCATATCCATCTTATCTTTTCCGAAAGGCAGTTATTAGCGGAGCCTGTTATAAAGATTGCCACAAGAAATATGTTCTATGATGAGCATGGTAATCATGTAAGGACTAAGAAAGAAATCCTTGATGAAGCTGGCAATATCCGCAAAAGATGTAAGGTTATAGGGAAAGGCGAGGTTTATGAGAAGAAGCTGTTTACCTCAAAGAATACGAGGTTCAAGCAGGAAGATTTTCTGGATGAGGTAAAACTATTCTATACCAGAATGATAAACCATTGGGTAACGGACGAAAAAGACAGATTAACAGTATTTGACCGCAATGGTCCATATCTTGCTACCAAGAAGATTGGTAGGAATAATCCAAAGGCAGAACAGATTGAGCAGGATAATAAGTTGCGGATGGACTGGAATCGGGAGGTTGACAGGGCAATCATAAGCAATGTTCCTATGGATGATATTTTACAGATAAAAAGGGAACATATCACAGAACCGATAAAAAGGTCGATTGAAATATATGGGAACAAACCTCAACGATTAGCATTGATACTTAATATGGCGATTACGGAACTGGTACTGCTGATATCGAAGGTGCTTGAAGCAGCCAGAGCTATTCGGAATAAGATACTGCATACAGATGTTACAAATGCCGAAAAAACAGATTTTACAAGCAATATAGTGGTAGATAACACAGATAATACTTCTGCTATTGAAGAATCTACAAAAGTTGAGAATAAAATAACAACGCAAGAAGAAACAATCAAGGAAGTTAATGTTACAAAACCAGACAAGCCTGTAATGACACCAGAGGCAGCCACATATCCAAAGCTTAAAAAAATAAAAGCAGAGCTTGATAATCAGAATAATCTTATCTTTCAGGCTGAACAGCAACGGGGTAATCTTGAGATTGAATTATCTGATTTGAAGGGATTGGCAAAGCTTACAAGAAAAGCTGAATTACAGAGAAAGATTGATGAAAAGACTGATTATATCAATCGATTGAAGATAGGACTTTCAAATATGGTTCGTAACTACGGATTTGAGAACATGAATGAATTTTATCTAAGCTACAAGGAATCTCAAAATGCATATGCAGAGTATCAGCAGGAAGTTGATGACTGGAAGAAATCCAATGACAATGCAGAAACACCAATGAATAAGACAGAAATGATGTCAGAGAAACTTGCCCGATTGCAGAAAGATGTTGGAAAGTTTAGACAAAACAATAGAAGAACATTTGACAAAGAGATGAGGTAATACTCCGCTTCTTTAGAAATGATGTCCAGCCAATATTACTATAATATCAGATTTAAATGATTGATAAATCCTGACATTTTTGCTATTCTAATTATTATAGAAATATTGCAACGGAGGTAGACAGGCATGGCGGTCAGAGAGATAATCTTAACAGCACAGCACAGCACAGCACAGCACAGCACAGCACAGCACAGCACAGCACAGCACAGCACTCTGACTGCGCCTTTTTTTCGACTGTTCATATTCATAAAAGGAAACGGATAAAAGCATCAATAAATATGTACATGGATAAGATGTATGTATTTAGTGGTGCTTTTTCTGTCTGATAAGGGGGGATCATTTGATTTGAATTTAAAGCATGGTCATACATGGAAATTAAGAAAACGTATCTATTTTAATACTATATTTACAAAAACAAAGGAGGATTCAGATGAGAAGATTAAAGCATAATTTTAAGAAAGGAATGGCGTTTGTTCTTACCTTTGCCATGATAGCAGGACTGGTTCCTGCTATGTCAGGCGGAGCAAATAAGGTGCAGGCAGCATCCGGTTCGGGAACGGAACCAAGTGTGTCAGCCTATGCCACAAAGACACAGTTGATGGATAATACATTTGCCCCGAATGCAGATGGAACTGCAGAAAATTATGGAATGATTGTATTTGGTAAAAAATCAGATGGAATAACAGCACAGGAATGGTATATCTTAGGAGAGGATAAGGGTGTATCAGGGGATAATACCATCATCTTTGCCACAAGCCCCATAGCAACAGGGCAGAAGTTTAATTCAAGCTATGACAATAAGTCTTTTGCTTCAAGTTTTGGTGTATATGAAAGTAATCCATCAGAAGTATATGCAAACCACTACGGAGCAAGTGACCTTCGAAAGGCATTGCAGGGTATGGCTGCGGATATAAACTATTTCACCAAAGCCGAGCAGCGCTTGATGAATGATACCGCAGTGAAAACGATGGACACGAAGAACAGTAATGTGACCTATACCACCAAAGACAAGCTGTATGCATTACAGGGAGATTTTAATGATAATAAACTGCAGGCAGGAACCAGTGACAGTACAGTACTTGCCAGGTATAGTTACTGGAACAGCTATTCTTCGAGCTACGATTTTTGGTTCTGGTCGCGCTCGCCTTACGCTGATGATGTTAGCATTGCGTTGATAGGTATTCCGGGTCTGATTGTCGGCAACCGCTATGTTGACTACGATTTAGCTGTTCAGCCCGCTTCCAATCTGAATCTGTCATCTGTTCTCTTCGCATCTGCTGCGACAGCAGCATCATCTGATCAAGCAAAGTTAGGAACAATCGCATTGGGTAAGGCGATGACTTTAAGACTTGACGGAACAGGTAAGAATATTGGTACAGTAACCTATAGTGCCACAACAGGTGATATTAAGGTGGTGAGGGGTGATACATCACAACCCGTGTCACTTGTCGTACAGGGCAATGATGGAACAAACGATTGGTATTACAGTAAACAGATTACAGGAACAGAGACGATAAATGTATCTGCTATTGAGGCAGAATCAAATACACCGGCATCAATCAATTTATCAGCCTGCAAAATCTGGCTGGAAATAACCGAGGATAATGTTTCATATGCAGTAAACGCAGAAAAAGAGATTGAAAAAATCAATACCACCTATGTAACCAAAGAACAGTTGATGAATTCATTTAAACCATACAGTAATGGAACTGCAGTAAATTACGGCAAGCTGGTATTTGGTAAGAAATCAGATGGAACAACAGCACAGGAATGGTACATCTTAGGAAAGGATGAGGGTGTATCAGGGGATAATACCATCATCGTTGCCGCAAGCCCGATTGCAAGAGGGCAGAAGTTTAATTCAGACATAAGCAATAAGAATGATGAAAATCTATGGTCAGATTGTGTTTATAGTGAAGCGACTATAACAGAAGTATACGCAAATCACTACGGAGCAAGTGAACTTCGTGATACACTGCAGGGTATGGCTACGAATACATCCTACTTCACCTCAGCCGAGCAGGGCTTGATGAATGCCACCACAGTGACAACGAAGGATACGAAGAATAGTAGTGTAACCTATACCACCACAGACAAACTGTATGCGTTACAGGGAGATTATGATAATGACCAATACTTGTGGGCAGGAACCGATGACAGTACAGTACTTGCCATGAGTAGTTACTTGAGGAACGGAGAGTGGTTCTGGCTGCGCTCGCCTTACGGTCGTAGTGGTGACACTGCGTTGTGCGCGGATCGGGGCTATTATGTCATCCTCGGCCGTGTCGACATCGACTCCGGGAGCCCTGTTCAGCCCGCTTCCAATCTGGATCTGTCATCTGTTCTCTTCGCATCTGCTGCGACAGCAGCATCATCTGGTACAGAATCGGGAACGATTGCAGAACGTACGGCGATGACTTTAAGACTTGATGGAAAAGATAAGAATATTGGTACAGTAACCTATAACACCACAACAGGTGATATTAAGGCGGTGAAGGGTGGTGCTACCTCACAAACCGTGGCACTTGTTGTGCAAGGCAAAGATGAAACAAATGATTGGTATTACAGTAAGAAGATTACAGGAACAGATGTTGTGAACGTATCTGCTATTGAGGCAGAATCATATACACCGGCATCAATCGATTTATCAACCTGCAAAATTTGGCTGGAAATAACCGAGGATAATGTGGCTTATGCGGTCAATGCAACTGAGACAAATATTAAAATAATTCATTCAATAGCAATTACAGATATTGATACTCCGATGCCTGATACTGCATTGGATACCGAAGCATCATGTACAACAGAAGGTGTAAAAAGCACCACACCACAGATTACATGGACACCAAGTGATACCACAGCGGGATATAATATGAGATACACGGCAAGCATTACACTTACAGCAGATACAGGCTATGAATTTGCAGATAATGTGACAGCTACCGTATCAGGCAATACCGCAACGAGTGTTACAAAGAATGCTGCAGATGATACATTGACAGTAACCAAAGAATTTACAACAGACAAGAGAAAGATAGAAAGTGTAGCTGCGCCGACAGTACCGGAAAATAATACATTTACAGCTTACTATGGCTATGATGGATATGATACAACGCCTATAAGCGGAACGAACACGGAGCTTGGAAAGACGGCAACAGTAACATTTGAAGGAACAACGTCACCAACTACAGAAGATATGGCTGTGACATGGACCATTGAGAGTGACGGAGGAGTTTATGACAAAACGCCGGAAGCAGAGAACATCTTTAGGTGGACAATCCCTGAATCTGCATTGACGAATTATAACGCTGCTAACTGTCAGGGCTATGATACAAGTACAGGCAATATCACAGGCACGATTACGGTTAAGAATAAAGCCGCAACCCCTGTCGCCATCACCGGAACAGACAGCAGTATAACATATACAGGTGAAACCGTTGATGTATCACAGTATTTTAGCATCGACAATAATGCAGGAGCTGCAATGTATACACTTGTTACTGGAACGAATGGCGGAACCGGAAAAGGCACGCTTTCGGGTACAACACTTACCGTAACCCAGACAGGAACCTTTAAGATTAAGGTAAGTACTGTAGCAAACGGAATCTTTGCGGCAGGAGAGAAAACAGTTACTCTTACGGTAGATAACGGAACCATCCTGTATACGGCAACGGATTACAGCACAACCTATGACGGACAGCCACACAGCATCAGCGTGAGCGTGACCAATCCTGAAGGAGCAGCCGTAACCTACAGCACCGATGGCATAACCTACGGCAGTGATAATCCTTCTTTTAGCAATGAAGGTACGTATACCGTATACTATCGGATTACGAAGGATAACTATACTACCGTTGAGGGTTCAAAGACAGTAACCATAAATAAAAAGCCTGTTACCATAACAGCACAGGAACAGGATATTGTCTGGGGTAAAGATATTAACCAAAGTCTGTATACCGTATCAGAGGATGGACTCATTACAGGTGACAGCATTAAAGAAATAACCCTTACACCAAGCACAACAGATCGTACAGAGAATGGAACAATCTCCGTAAGTGGTGTGAAGATTGAAAATGCTGCAGGTGTGGATGTGACAGCCAACTATGATATCACAATGGCTAATGGTAATTTGAAGATTACCCACAATACAGCCCTTGCTCCTGAGCGGATTGAAGCATCAAAGACAAAGACCACGTATACAGCAGGCGATACCCTGAATGTGGATGACCTTGCAGTCACTGTGTACTATGCAGACGGATACAGTGAACCTGTGCAGGATTATACAACCAATGTATTCGCAATAGATATGTCAGCGGATGGAGATAAGATACTGACAGTATCATATACTAAGAATGGCGTAACAAAGACAAAGGATATTACAATAAAGGTAAATGCAGCTCTGGCATCTTATAAAATTATATCTGGTGCAGACAGTGAGTGGAAGCAGAATACAGACAGAACCATCACTATCGGAGGAAATGGAGAATTTTCTAAATTTGAAAGCGTAAAAGTTGATGGAAGCATAATTGATGCAAAGAACTACATCGCAAAAGAAGGTTCAACGATTATTATCTTAAAGGCAGATTACCTGAAAACACTTTCTGTCGGAACACATTCATTTGAAATCGTATGGGCAGATGGCTCAGCAGTTACAAGCTTTAAGGTAAGCAAGAATACATCAGATAATGAAGGTAGTAAAGACAACAACGGTAATAAGGACAACAGCAATGATAATCCAAATAGTAATCCGGCAGCTGTACCTGATGACAAGAAAACTAATGACAGTAACAGTGGAAATAATACAGACGACAGCCAGCAGATAACAGCACCTCAGACTGGCGATAACAGCCATCTAATGCTCTGGGTGACATTATTGGCTGCTTCACTTGCAGGTCTGCTTGCATTGTTAAGTGTACGCATGAAAAAAGATGATGAATAATATGCAGCGTTAAGACTTACGGCATATATATTCAGTAAAGGGGATAGTTAGCACGAAAGAAATGCTGGCTATCCCCTCTGTATATATGGTGGTATATGCAGAGTGTTATTCTTATGCGTCTTCTGCATCTACCCACATCTGCATAGTTCCATCAAGATATAGCTTAACATACTCTAGTGGCTCATCAATCGCAAGAGCATTTAACGAACATTGTGAGCAGGGAGTAGTTTTTAGTCCATCCTCTGCCTTATTACAGTCAATGCGTAACATATATCCGGCAGATGTGTAGATATCAATGCTGTTGTGATACATATTGTATTCTGCGTAAATGGTATTCATGTTGTGTCTCCTTAAAATCAAAAAATATTGAAGCATTTCAATCAGTTCACCATGTCAGTTTTATTTTGTGTTATACTGTTTTATAAGATTTTCTTTCCCTTACTTTTTCCCTTATCAGAGTTCGTAAAAACCTGTGGGAAGATATAACACAAGGGAAAGTCTAAGGGAAAGTTCACCTACCACAAACTTAGTGTTTTCAATGGCTCGTGAGAAATTTAGTAACAAAATATAACAGTTATTAAATTCCTTAGAATAGGTGAAATCTCAATCGTGATATGTAAAAATCACCGCTTCTTCTGACCACGGTTGCCTTACGGATTATACGGTTGCTCTCAATGAAGAAAACTTCTGTACCTGTTTCGTATGTCATATTAAACGTGCCTCCTGCGATATAAGTTCGACCAAGGGAAATAGTCTGCCAAACACCATATCTCTGTAGACTGTTCA
This genomic interval carries:
- a CDS encoding site-specific integrase codes for the protein MAKGSVRKKGKKWYYRFYVEDQSGNLVQKEYAGTESKSETEKLLRQAMDDYDNKKFVAKTDNLTVGDLLNLWSEEELKTGTLSNGTVENYLGAIRVIKKHPIADRKLKNVTAEHLQSFFDLLTFGGEYPDGTVKKGYSKDYIHSFSAVLQQAFRFAVFPKQFITFNPMQYIKLKKQAEDVDLFSDDDIEEGVQPISHEDYQRLIKYLEEKNPPAILPIQIAYYAGLRIGEVCGLTWQDINLEEQYLTIKRSIRYDGARHKNIIGPTKRKKVRIVDFGDTLAGILKEARKEQLKNRMQYGELYHRNYYKEVQDKNRVYYEYYHLDGTQAVPEEYKEISFVCLRPDGCLELPSTLGLVCRSVSNRLEGFEGFHFHQLRHTYTSNLLSNGAAPKDVQELLGHSDVSTTMNVYAHSTRKAKRDSARLLDKVAGND
- a CDS encoding helix-turn-helix domain-containing protein; its protein translation is MKDKELRRIIGERAKSRRTELNLTQPYVADKMGVTASTIQRYEAGTIDNTKKMVLEGLSEALHVSVEWLKGETDSYETDITDKKELLIKDAMTGIIENLPTNLDNAEGDFAKNLLLAVLNEYKLFADSFTNACNNFKGNTEYADVAAKMGFESNQEYNEIMFLREITHSVNAFNDIADIIRTYSKNPDVAAQRLSNLLEDNSDSV
- a CDS encoding helix-turn-helix domain-containing protein, producing MTERKIALSIEDAADYTGIGRNTLRKLVEWEKLPVLNVGRKVLIKTDMLEKFMEVNEGRDLRDKSSVKPVTRKVTT
- a CDS encoding MobA/MobL family protein, whose amino-acid sequence is MTYTNAVAFGYAGYGNKPTTIPLILSVRTPFPLAEEGEESTLTTRHSFIQMTKLSNVRGRITYISSHAKQEHLYAVYETTERSYWTELARCSQQEFKKSGVEGNCIEARELIIALPESLYEQGMPDMLLKSFTDKFKEKYGVECVAALHHNKRMTNFHIHLIFSERQLLAEPVIKIATRNMFYDEHGNHVRTKKEILDEAGNIRKRCKVIGKGEVYEKKLFTSKNTRFKQEDFLDEVKLFYTRMINHWVTDEKDRLTVFDRNGPYLATKKIGRNNPKAEQIEQDNKLRMDWNREVDRAIISNVPMDDILQIKREHITEPIKRSIEIYGNKPQRLALILNMAITELVLLISKVLEAARAIRNKILHTDVTNAEKTDFTSNIVVDNTDNTSAIEESTKVENKITTQEETIKEVNVTKPDKPVMTPEAATYPKLKKIKAELDNQNNLIFQAEQQRGNLEIELSDLKGLAKLTRKAELQRKIDEKTDYINRLKIGLSNMVRNYGFENMNEFYLSYKESQNAYAEYQQEVDDWKKSNDNAETPMNKTEMMSEKLARLQKDVGKFRQNNRRTFDKEMR
- a CDS encoding bacterial Ig-like domain-containing protein, whose protein sequence is MRRLKHNFKKGMAFVLTFAMIAGLVPAMSGGANKVQAASGSGTEPSVSAYATKTQLMDNTFAPNADGTAENYGMIVFGKKSDGITAQEWYILGEDKGVSGDNTIIFATSPIATGQKFNSSYDNKSFASSFGVYESNPSEVYANHYGASDLRKALQGMAADINYFTKAEQRLMNDTAVKTMDTKNSNVTYTTKDKLYALQGDFNDNKLQAGTSDSTVLARYSYWNSYSSSYDFWFWSRSPYADDVSIALIGIPGLIVGNRYVDYDLAVQPASNLNLSSVLFASAATAASSDQAKLGTIALGKAMTLRLDGTGKNIGTVTYSATTGDIKVVRGDTSQPVSLVVQGNDGTNDWYYSKQITGTETINVSAIEAESNTPASINLSACKIWLEITEDNVSYAVNAEKEIEKINTTYVTKEQLMNSFKPYSNGTAVNYGKLVFGKKSDGTTAQEWYILGKDEGVSGDNTIIVAASPIARGQKFNSDISNKNDENLWSDCVYSEATITEVYANHYGASELRDTLQGMATNTSYFTSAEQGLMNATTVTTKDTKNSSVTYTTTDKLYALQGDYDNDQYLWAGTDDSTVLAMSSYLRNGEWFWLRSPYGRSGDTALCADRGYYVILGRVDIDSGSPVQPASNLDLSSVLFASAATAASSGTESGTIAERTAMTLRLDGKDKNIGTVTYNTTTGDIKAVKGGATSQTVALVVQGKDETNDWYYSKKITGTDVVNVSAIEAESYTPASIDLSTCKIWLEITEDNVAYAVNATETNIKIIHSIAITDIDTPMPDTALDTEASCTTEGVKSTTPQITWTPSDTTAGYNMRYTASITLTADTGYEFADNVTATVSGNTATSVTKNAADDTLTVTKEFTTDKRKIESVAAPTVPENNTFTAYYGYDGYDTTPISGTNTELGKTATVTFEGTTSPTTEDMAVTWTIESDGGVYDKTPEAENIFRWTIPESALTNYNAANCQGYDTSTGNITGTITVKNKAATPVAITGTDSSITYTGETVDVSQYFSIDNNAGAAMYTLVTGTNGGTGKGTLSGTTLTVTQTGTFKIKVSTVANGIFAAGEKTVTLTVDNGTILYTATDYSTTYDGQPHSISVSVTNPEGAAVTYSTDGITYGSDNPSFSNEGTYTVYYRITKDNYTTVEGSKTVTINKKPVTITAQEQDIVWGKDINQSLYTVSEDGLITGDSIKEITLTPSTTDRTENGTISVSGVKIENAAGVDVTANYDITMANGNLKITHNTALAPERIEASKTKTTYTAGDTLNVDDLAVTVYYADGYSEPVQDYTTNVFAIDMSADGDKILTVSYTKNGVTKTKDITIKVNAALASYKIISGADSEWKQNTDRTITIGGNGEFSKFESVKVDGSIIDAKNYIAKEGSTIIILKADYLKTLSVGTHSFEIVWADGSAVTSFKVSKNTSDNEGSKDNNGNKDNSNDNPNSNPAAVPDDKKTNDSNSGNNTDDSQQITAPQTGDNSHLMLWVTLLAASLAGLLALLSVRMKKDDE
- a CDS encoding DUF6061 family protein; amino-acid sequence: MNTIYAEYNMYHNSIDIYTSAGYMLRIDCNKAEDGLKTTPCSQCSLNALAIDEPLEYVKLYLDGTMQMWVDAEDA